A single region of the Eleginops maclovinus isolate JMC-PN-2008 ecotype Puerto Natales chromosome 4, JC_Emac_rtc_rv5, whole genome shotgun sequence genome encodes:
- the LOC134862717 gene encoding sodium/calcium exchanger 1-like isoform X1 yields the protein MSRTGTNDRLLLLLTFISVQLPHCSAGGSARTSNTSLSNSTNKCGGASACVEGVILPVWEPRDPPFTDRMARATIYFVGLAYMFLGVSIVADRFMSSIEVITSQERQITIKKPNGEKITTTVRVWNETVSNLTLMALGSSAPEILLSVVEVCGHGFNAGQLGPNTIVGSAAFNMFVIIGLCVSVIPDGETRKVKHLRVFFVTATWSVFAYIWLYLILAVFSPGVVQIWEGLLTLAFFPLCVGFAYVADRRLLFYKYMYKRYRAGKRKGVIIETEGEPDLPSKMDVEMDRRMLNSRGEEFEFNELDEEESRKEVARILKELKQKHPDKELEHLMELANYQVLTQQQKSRAFYRCQATRIMTGAGNILKRHAADQAKRVHQHDICSEVAANDFSAKLFFDPGTYQCLENCGSVALNVMRRGGDPMTTVCVDYRTEDGTANAGSDYRFTEGTIVFKPGETEREIRIEIIDDDIFEEDEHFLVHLSNVRVLLRGDEGETNHVDALAGLGLPCTATVTIFDDDHAGIFTFEEPALTISESVGMMEVKVIRTSGARGVVMVPYKTTEGTAKGGGEDFEDTHGVLEFENDEIFKTIRINIIDDEEYEKNKSFFLQMGDPQLLEMSERKAVLLQEVGGFVKTGVPKEITRRITKHFDVPVNLESISISHFLFTCSGKDVYRKVQGRDHPVPTAIINITGDGGEQLLTKKEEEERRIAEMGRPMLGEHAKLEVVIEESYEFKNTVDKILKKTNLALVIGTNSWREQFVEAITVSSGDDDDDEEKLPSCFDYVMHFLTVFWKVLFALVPPTDYLNGWACFVVSISGIGLLTAVIGDLASHFGCTVGLKDSVTAVVFVALGTSVPDTFASKVAAIQDQYADASIGNVTGSNAVNVFLGIGVAWSIAAIYHAIHGEEFRVDPGTLAFSVTLFTIFAFICIAVLIYRRRPSIGGELGGPRIPKILTSGLFFSLWLLYIVFSSLEAYCHVQGF from the exons ATGAGCCGGACGGGGACCAACGATAGGCTGCTTCTCCTGCTGACCTTCATCTCAGTCCAGCTCCCTCACTGCTCAGCAGGAGGGTCTGCTCGGACCTCCAACACCTCCCTCAGcaacagcacaaacaaatgTGGAGGAGCGAGCGCCTGCGTGGAAGGCGTCATCCTGCCGGTGTGGGAACCCCGGGACCCCCCGTTCACCGACCGCATGGCCAGAGCCACCATCTACTTTGTGGGGCTGGCCTACATGTTCCTGGGCGTCTCCATCGTCGCCGACCGCTTCATGTCGTCCATCGAGGTCATCACATCGCAGGAGAGACAGATCACCATCAAGAAACCCAACGGGGAGAAGATCACCACCACGGTGCGCGTCTGGAACGAAACCGTGTCCAACCTGACGCTCATGGCCCTGGGCTCCTCGGCACCGGAGATCCTCCTCTCGGTGGTGGAGGTGTGCGGTCATGGCTTCAACGCCGGCCAGCTGGGCCCCAATACCATCGTGGGGAGTGCCGCCTTCAACATGTTCGTCATCATTGGCCTCTGCGTGTCCGTCATCCCGGATGGGGAAACCAGGAAGGTGAAGCACCTCCGGGTGTTCTTCGTCACCGCCACCTGGAGCGTCTTTGCCTACATCTGGCTCTACCTGATCCTCGCCGTCTTCTCTCCGGGGGTCGTCCAGATCTGGGAGGGGCTTCTCACGCTCGCATTCTTCCCCCTCTGTGTCGGGTTCGCCTACGTGGCTGACCGCAGGCTCCTCTTCTACAAGTACATGTACAAGCGCTACCGGGCCGGGAAGCGGAAAGGAGTGATCATCGAGACAGAGGGAGAGCCGGATCTTCCGTCCAAGATGGACGTGGAGATGGACAGGAGAATGCTGAACTCCCGAGGAGAGGAGTTTGAGTTCAATGAGCTGGACGAGGAGGAGTCGCGCAAGGAGGTGGCTCGGATCCTGAAGgagctgaaacagaaacaccCAGACAAGGAGCTGGAGCACCTGATGGAGCTCGCCAATTACCAGGTTTTAACCCAGCAGCAGAAGAGTCGGGCTTTCTACCGCTGTCAGGCCACCAGGATCATGACGGGGGCAGGGAACATCCTGAAGAGACACGCTGCCGACCAGGCCAAGAGGGTCCACCAGCACGACATCTGCTCCGAGGTTGCCGCCAATGACTTCTCCGCCAAGCTGTTCTTCGACCCTGGGACCTACCAGTGTCTGGAGAACTGCGGGAGCGTGGCTCTGAATGTGATGCGCCGCGGTGGAGATCCCATGACCACCGTCTGCGTGGATTACCGCACCGAAGACGGGACAGCGAACGCCGGCTCAGATTACAGATTCACCGAAGGGACTATCGTGTTCAAACCCGgggagacggagagggagaTCCGCATCGAGATCATCGACGACGATATCTTCGAGGAGGACGAACACTTCCTGGTTCACCTCAGCAACGTGAGGGTGCTGTTGCGGGGCGACGAGGGCGAGACCAACCACGTGGACGCCCTCGCTGGTCTGGGTCTGCCGTGCACGGCCACCGTCACCATCTTCGACGACGACCACGCCGGTATCTTTACATTCGAGGAGCCGGCGCTCACCATCAGCGAGAGCGTCGGTATGATGGAGGTGAAGGTGATCCGGACGTCGGGAGCTCGCGGCGTCGTGATGGTGCCGTACAAAACAACGGAGGGCACGGCGAAGGGTGGAGGCGAGGACTTCGAAGATACCCACGGAGTCCTGGAGTTCGAGAACGATGAGATCTT TAAAACTATCCGCATCAATATAATAGACGATGaagagtatgagaaaaacaagagcTTCTTCCTGCAGATGGGGGACCCTCAGCTGCTGGAGATGAGTGAGCGGAAAG CTGTGTTGCTTCAGGAAGTTG GGGGATTTGTCAAAACAG GTGTTCCTAAAGAGATAACACGTAGAATAACGAAGCATTTTGATGTCCCGGTGAACCTCGAATCCATCTCCatctctcacttcctgtttacctgcTCAGGTAAAGACGTGTACAGGAAGGTCCAGGGCCGCGATCACCCCGTTCCGACCGCGATCATCAACATCACAG gggaCGGGGGGGAGCAGCTCCTGAcgaagaaggaggaagaggagaggaggattgCTGAGATGGGCCGGCCGATGCTGGGCGAGCACGCCAAACTGGAGGTCGTCATCGAGGAGTCGTACGAGTTCAAG AACACTGTGGATAAGATCCTGAAGAAGACCAACCTGGCTCTGGTGATCGGGACGAACAGCTGGAGGGAGCAGTTTGTGGAAGCCATCACAGTCAGCTCTG gtgatgatgatgacgatgaggaGAAGCTGCCCTCCTGCTTTGACTACGTGATGCACTTCCTCACCGTCTTCTGGAAGGTTCTGTTTGCGCTGGTTCCTCCCACCGACTACCTGAACGGCTGGGCCTGCTTCGTGGTCTCCATCTCCGGCATCGGCCTGCTGACGGCCGTCATCGGCGACCTGGCGTCGCACTTCGGCTGCACTGTGGGCCTCAAGGACTCCGTCACCGCCGTGGTGTTTGTGGCTCTGGGAACATCGGTCCCAG acACCTTTGCCAGTAAGGTGGCCGCCATCCAAGACCAATACGCCGACGCCTCCATTGGCAACGTGACAGGAAGTAACGCGGTCAACGTGTTCCTGGGTATCGGCGTGGCCTGGTCCATTGCCGCCATCTACCACGCCATCCACGGCGAGGAGTTCCGCGTTGACCCGGGAACGCTTGCCTTCTCCGTCACGCTCTTCACCATCTTCGCCTTCATCTGCATCGCCGTCCTTATCTACCGCCGCCGGCCCTCCATCGGGGGGGAGCTAGGCGGGCCCCGCATCCCCAAGATCCTGACCAGCGGCCTGTTCTTCAGCCTGTGGCTCCTGTACATCGTGTTCTCCTCGCTGGAGGCCTACTGCCACGTCCAGGGGTTCTAA
- the LOC134862717 gene encoding sodium/calcium exchanger 1-like isoform X3 — protein MSRTGTNDRLLLLLTFISVQLPHCSAGGSARTSNTSLSNSTNKCGGASACVEGVILPVWEPRDPPFTDRMARATIYFVGLAYMFLGVSIVADRFMSSIEVITSQERQITIKKPNGEKITTTVRVWNETVSNLTLMALGSSAPEILLSVVEVCGHGFNAGQLGPNTIVGSAAFNMFVIIGLCVSVIPDGETRKVKHLRVFFVTATWSVFAYIWLYLILAVFSPGVVQIWEGLLTLAFFPLCVGFAYVADRRLLFYKYMYKRYRAGKRKGVIIETEGEPDLPSKMDVEMDRRMLNSRGEEFEFNELDEEESRKEVARILKELKQKHPDKELEHLMELANYQVLTQQQKSRAFYRCQATRIMTGAGNILKRHAADQAKRVHQHDICSEVAANDFSAKLFFDPGTYQCLENCGSVALNVMRRGGDPMTTVCVDYRTEDGTANAGSDYRFTEGTIVFKPGETEREIRIEIIDDDIFEEDEHFLVHLSNVRVLLRGDEGETNHVDALAGLGLPCTATVTIFDDDHAGIFTFEEPALTISESVGMMEVKVIRTSGARGVVMVPYKTTEGTAKGGGEDFEDTHGVLEFENDEIFKTIRINIIDDEEYEKNKSFFLQMGDPQLLEMSERKGGFVKTGKDVYRKVQGRDHPVPTAIINITGDGGEQLLTKKEEEERRIAEMGRPMLGEHAKLEVVIEESYEFKNTVDKILKKTNLALVIGTNSWREQFVEAITVSSGDDDDDEEKLPSCFDYVMHFLTVFWKVLFALVPPTDYLNGWACFVVSISGIGLLTAVIGDLASHFGCTVGLKDSVTAVVFVALGTSVPDTFASKVAAIQDQYADASIGNVTGSNAVNVFLGIGVAWSIAAIYHAIHGEEFRVDPGTLAFSVTLFTIFAFICIAVLIYRRRPSIGGELGGPRIPKILTSGLFFSLWLLYIVFSSLEAYCHVQGF, from the exons ATGAGCCGGACGGGGACCAACGATAGGCTGCTTCTCCTGCTGACCTTCATCTCAGTCCAGCTCCCTCACTGCTCAGCAGGAGGGTCTGCTCGGACCTCCAACACCTCCCTCAGcaacagcacaaacaaatgTGGAGGAGCGAGCGCCTGCGTGGAAGGCGTCATCCTGCCGGTGTGGGAACCCCGGGACCCCCCGTTCACCGACCGCATGGCCAGAGCCACCATCTACTTTGTGGGGCTGGCCTACATGTTCCTGGGCGTCTCCATCGTCGCCGACCGCTTCATGTCGTCCATCGAGGTCATCACATCGCAGGAGAGACAGATCACCATCAAGAAACCCAACGGGGAGAAGATCACCACCACGGTGCGCGTCTGGAACGAAACCGTGTCCAACCTGACGCTCATGGCCCTGGGCTCCTCGGCACCGGAGATCCTCCTCTCGGTGGTGGAGGTGTGCGGTCATGGCTTCAACGCCGGCCAGCTGGGCCCCAATACCATCGTGGGGAGTGCCGCCTTCAACATGTTCGTCATCATTGGCCTCTGCGTGTCCGTCATCCCGGATGGGGAAACCAGGAAGGTGAAGCACCTCCGGGTGTTCTTCGTCACCGCCACCTGGAGCGTCTTTGCCTACATCTGGCTCTACCTGATCCTCGCCGTCTTCTCTCCGGGGGTCGTCCAGATCTGGGAGGGGCTTCTCACGCTCGCATTCTTCCCCCTCTGTGTCGGGTTCGCCTACGTGGCTGACCGCAGGCTCCTCTTCTACAAGTACATGTACAAGCGCTACCGGGCCGGGAAGCGGAAAGGAGTGATCATCGAGACAGAGGGAGAGCCGGATCTTCCGTCCAAGATGGACGTGGAGATGGACAGGAGAATGCTGAACTCCCGAGGAGAGGAGTTTGAGTTCAATGAGCTGGACGAGGAGGAGTCGCGCAAGGAGGTGGCTCGGATCCTGAAGgagctgaaacagaaacaccCAGACAAGGAGCTGGAGCACCTGATGGAGCTCGCCAATTACCAGGTTTTAACCCAGCAGCAGAAGAGTCGGGCTTTCTACCGCTGTCAGGCCACCAGGATCATGACGGGGGCAGGGAACATCCTGAAGAGACACGCTGCCGACCAGGCCAAGAGGGTCCACCAGCACGACATCTGCTCCGAGGTTGCCGCCAATGACTTCTCCGCCAAGCTGTTCTTCGACCCTGGGACCTACCAGTGTCTGGAGAACTGCGGGAGCGTGGCTCTGAATGTGATGCGCCGCGGTGGAGATCCCATGACCACCGTCTGCGTGGATTACCGCACCGAAGACGGGACAGCGAACGCCGGCTCAGATTACAGATTCACCGAAGGGACTATCGTGTTCAAACCCGgggagacggagagggagaTCCGCATCGAGATCATCGACGACGATATCTTCGAGGAGGACGAACACTTCCTGGTTCACCTCAGCAACGTGAGGGTGCTGTTGCGGGGCGACGAGGGCGAGACCAACCACGTGGACGCCCTCGCTGGTCTGGGTCTGCCGTGCACGGCCACCGTCACCATCTTCGACGACGACCACGCCGGTATCTTTACATTCGAGGAGCCGGCGCTCACCATCAGCGAGAGCGTCGGTATGATGGAGGTGAAGGTGATCCGGACGTCGGGAGCTCGCGGCGTCGTGATGGTGCCGTACAAAACAACGGAGGGCACGGCGAAGGGTGGAGGCGAGGACTTCGAAGATACCCACGGAGTCCTGGAGTTCGAGAACGATGAGATCTT TAAAACTATCCGCATCAATATAATAGACGATGaagagtatgagaaaaacaagagcTTCTTCCTGCAGATGGGGGACCCTCAGCTGCTGGAGATGAGTGAGCGGAAAG GGGGATTTGTCAAAACAG GTAAAGACGTGTACAGGAAGGTCCAGGGCCGCGATCACCCCGTTCCGACCGCGATCATCAACATCACAG gggaCGGGGGGGAGCAGCTCCTGAcgaagaaggaggaagaggagaggaggattgCTGAGATGGGCCGGCCGATGCTGGGCGAGCACGCCAAACTGGAGGTCGTCATCGAGGAGTCGTACGAGTTCAAG AACACTGTGGATAAGATCCTGAAGAAGACCAACCTGGCTCTGGTGATCGGGACGAACAGCTGGAGGGAGCAGTTTGTGGAAGCCATCACAGTCAGCTCTG gtgatgatgatgacgatgaggaGAAGCTGCCCTCCTGCTTTGACTACGTGATGCACTTCCTCACCGTCTTCTGGAAGGTTCTGTTTGCGCTGGTTCCTCCCACCGACTACCTGAACGGCTGGGCCTGCTTCGTGGTCTCCATCTCCGGCATCGGCCTGCTGACGGCCGTCATCGGCGACCTGGCGTCGCACTTCGGCTGCACTGTGGGCCTCAAGGACTCCGTCACCGCCGTGGTGTTTGTGGCTCTGGGAACATCGGTCCCAG acACCTTTGCCAGTAAGGTGGCCGCCATCCAAGACCAATACGCCGACGCCTCCATTGGCAACGTGACAGGAAGTAACGCGGTCAACGTGTTCCTGGGTATCGGCGTGGCCTGGTCCATTGCCGCCATCTACCACGCCATCCACGGCGAGGAGTTCCGCGTTGACCCGGGAACGCTTGCCTTCTCCGTCACGCTCTTCACCATCTTCGCCTTCATCTGCATCGCCGTCCTTATCTACCGCCGCCGGCCCTCCATCGGGGGGGAGCTAGGCGGGCCCCGCATCCCCAAGATCCTGACCAGCGGCCTGTTCTTCAGCCTGTGGCTCCTGTACATCGTGTTCTCCTCGCTGGAGGCCTACTGCCACGTCCAGGGGTTCTAA
- the LOC134862717 gene encoding sodium/calcium exchanger 1-like isoform X2 — MSRTGTNDRLLLLLTFISVQLPHCSAGGSARTSNTSLSNSTNKCGGASACVEGVILPVWEPRDPPFTDRMARATIYFVGLAYMFLGVSIVADRFMSSIEVITSQERQITIKKPNGEKITTTVRVWNETVSNLTLMALGSSAPEILLSVVEVCGHGFNAGQLGPNTIVGSAAFNMFVIIGLCVSVIPDGETRKVKHLRVFFVTATWSVFAYIWLYLILAVFSPGVVQIWEGLLTLAFFPLCVGFAYVADRRLLFYKYMYKRYRAGKRKGVIIETEGEPDLPSKMDVEMDRRMLNSRGEEFEFNELDEEESRKEVARILKELKQKHPDKELEHLMELANYQVLTQQQKSRAFYRCQATRIMTGAGNILKRHAADQAKRVHQHDICSEVAANDFSAKLFFDPGTYQCLENCGSVALNVMRRGGDPMTTVCVDYRTEDGTANAGSDYRFTEGTIVFKPGETEREIRIEIIDDDIFEEDEHFLVHLSNVRVLLRGDEGETNHVDALAGLGLPCTATVTIFDDDHAGIFTFEEPALTISESVGMMEVKVIRTSGARGVVMVPYKTTEGTAKGGGEDFEDTHGVLEFENDEIFKTIRINIIDDEEYEKNKSFFLQMGDPQLLEMSERKAVLLQEVGGFVKTGKDVYRKVQGRDHPVPTAIINITGDGGEQLLTKKEEEERRIAEMGRPMLGEHAKLEVVIEESYEFKNTVDKILKKTNLALVIGTNSWREQFVEAITVSSGDDDDDEEKLPSCFDYVMHFLTVFWKVLFALVPPTDYLNGWACFVVSISGIGLLTAVIGDLASHFGCTVGLKDSVTAVVFVALGTSVPDTFASKVAAIQDQYADASIGNVTGSNAVNVFLGIGVAWSIAAIYHAIHGEEFRVDPGTLAFSVTLFTIFAFICIAVLIYRRRPSIGGELGGPRIPKILTSGLFFSLWLLYIVFSSLEAYCHVQGF, encoded by the exons ATGAGCCGGACGGGGACCAACGATAGGCTGCTTCTCCTGCTGACCTTCATCTCAGTCCAGCTCCCTCACTGCTCAGCAGGAGGGTCTGCTCGGACCTCCAACACCTCCCTCAGcaacagcacaaacaaatgTGGAGGAGCGAGCGCCTGCGTGGAAGGCGTCATCCTGCCGGTGTGGGAACCCCGGGACCCCCCGTTCACCGACCGCATGGCCAGAGCCACCATCTACTTTGTGGGGCTGGCCTACATGTTCCTGGGCGTCTCCATCGTCGCCGACCGCTTCATGTCGTCCATCGAGGTCATCACATCGCAGGAGAGACAGATCACCATCAAGAAACCCAACGGGGAGAAGATCACCACCACGGTGCGCGTCTGGAACGAAACCGTGTCCAACCTGACGCTCATGGCCCTGGGCTCCTCGGCACCGGAGATCCTCCTCTCGGTGGTGGAGGTGTGCGGTCATGGCTTCAACGCCGGCCAGCTGGGCCCCAATACCATCGTGGGGAGTGCCGCCTTCAACATGTTCGTCATCATTGGCCTCTGCGTGTCCGTCATCCCGGATGGGGAAACCAGGAAGGTGAAGCACCTCCGGGTGTTCTTCGTCACCGCCACCTGGAGCGTCTTTGCCTACATCTGGCTCTACCTGATCCTCGCCGTCTTCTCTCCGGGGGTCGTCCAGATCTGGGAGGGGCTTCTCACGCTCGCATTCTTCCCCCTCTGTGTCGGGTTCGCCTACGTGGCTGACCGCAGGCTCCTCTTCTACAAGTACATGTACAAGCGCTACCGGGCCGGGAAGCGGAAAGGAGTGATCATCGAGACAGAGGGAGAGCCGGATCTTCCGTCCAAGATGGACGTGGAGATGGACAGGAGAATGCTGAACTCCCGAGGAGAGGAGTTTGAGTTCAATGAGCTGGACGAGGAGGAGTCGCGCAAGGAGGTGGCTCGGATCCTGAAGgagctgaaacagaaacaccCAGACAAGGAGCTGGAGCACCTGATGGAGCTCGCCAATTACCAGGTTTTAACCCAGCAGCAGAAGAGTCGGGCTTTCTACCGCTGTCAGGCCACCAGGATCATGACGGGGGCAGGGAACATCCTGAAGAGACACGCTGCCGACCAGGCCAAGAGGGTCCACCAGCACGACATCTGCTCCGAGGTTGCCGCCAATGACTTCTCCGCCAAGCTGTTCTTCGACCCTGGGACCTACCAGTGTCTGGAGAACTGCGGGAGCGTGGCTCTGAATGTGATGCGCCGCGGTGGAGATCCCATGACCACCGTCTGCGTGGATTACCGCACCGAAGACGGGACAGCGAACGCCGGCTCAGATTACAGATTCACCGAAGGGACTATCGTGTTCAAACCCGgggagacggagagggagaTCCGCATCGAGATCATCGACGACGATATCTTCGAGGAGGACGAACACTTCCTGGTTCACCTCAGCAACGTGAGGGTGCTGTTGCGGGGCGACGAGGGCGAGACCAACCACGTGGACGCCCTCGCTGGTCTGGGTCTGCCGTGCACGGCCACCGTCACCATCTTCGACGACGACCACGCCGGTATCTTTACATTCGAGGAGCCGGCGCTCACCATCAGCGAGAGCGTCGGTATGATGGAGGTGAAGGTGATCCGGACGTCGGGAGCTCGCGGCGTCGTGATGGTGCCGTACAAAACAACGGAGGGCACGGCGAAGGGTGGAGGCGAGGACTTCGAAGATACCCACGGAGTCCTGGAGTTCGAGAACGATGAGATCTT TAAAACTATCCGCATCAATATAATAGACGATGaagagtatgagaaaaacaagagcTTCTTCCTGCAGATGGGGGACCCTCAGCTGCTGGAGATGAGTGAGCGGAAAG CTGTGTTGCTTCAGGAAGTTG GGGGATTTGTCAAAACAG GTAAAGACGTGTACAGGAAGGTCCAGGGCCGCGATCACCCCGTTCCGACCGCGATCATCAACATCACAG gggaCGGGGGGGAGCAGCTCCTGAcgaagaaggaggaagaggagaggaggattgCTGAGATGGGCCGGCCGATGCTGGGCGAGCACGCCAAACTGGAGGTCGTCATCGAGGAGTCGTACGAGTTCAAG AACACTGTGGATAAGATCCTGAAGAAGACCAACCTGGCTCTGGTGATCGGGACGAACAGCTGGAGGGAGCAGTTTGTGGAAGCCATCACAGTCAGCTCTG gtgatgatgatgacgatgaggaGAAGCTGCCCTCCTGCTTTGACTACGTGATGCACTTCCTCACCGTCTTCTGGAAGGTTCTGTTTGCGCTGGTTCCTCCCACCGACTACCTGAACGGCTGGGCCTGCTTCGTGGTCTCCATCTCCGGCATCGGCCTGCTGACGGCCGTCATCGGCGACCTGGCGTCGCACTTCGGCTGCACTGTGGGCCTCAAGGACTCCGTCACCGCCGTGGTGTTTGTGGCTCTGGGAACATCGGTCCCAG acACCTTTGCCAGTAAGGTGGCCGCCATCCAAGACCAATACGCCGACGCCTCCATTGGCAACGTGACAGGAAGTAACGCGGTCAACGTGTTCCTGGGTATCGGCGTGGCCTGGTCCATTGCCGCCATCTACCACGCCATCCACGGCGAGGAGTTCCGCGTTGACCCGGGAACGCTTGCCTTCTCCGTCACGCTCTTCACCATCTTCGCCTTCATCTGCATCGCCGTCCTTATCTACCGCCGCCGGCCCTCCATCGGGGGGGAGCTAGGCGGGCCCCGCATCCCCAAGATCCTGACCAGCGGCCTGTTCTTCAGCCTGTGGCTCCTGTACATCGTGTTCTCCTCGCTGGAGGCCTACTGCCACGTCCAGGGGTTCTAA